tattttttagtactaactttatcatttatttcTCGATATAGTATGTTAACTAAAACTTACATTACTGTTTATTTATCGATGCAACCTATTAACCGAAACTTGTAGTTTTGACTTTTCTTATCTATCTCATCTTTTATTGATATctaataaatatcaatattattttttattcattggaTTAGTTTAACAAGTGAGATGACTGTTattaatcatttcttttttattaatttttaataaaaaaattaatttaatcatcAAATTCAATATGGTTTCACTGTCTATTTCTATCCCCTATTATCCTTAATTAAAGAGTAAAACACATAAATAATTTAAGTCATGCCTAAATAGAGTACAAACTAACATCGTTGGTGTCGAAAAAAGATTTTTCTGAACTCCTAAGAACCTTAATCAATTGTCTAAGTACAGTTTGGAACACTAACCTCAAAGTTGAGACGCCCAATTCGAAAAATCTCAGCAAAAGAGAAAATGTACTCCCAAGTCCCAACGTCTATTTTTTGAGGGCAATGgccaaaacttttttttttttttttaaataatttttttatatatatgattgaGGTCCACACTCCACTTTGATGTGGTTAGAAAAACATGGCTCTCCACATGATGTGGTAGACGCCTCTCTtgacctctctctctttccctcttAGCAGCCGTAACCGTTACTTAACGCCGTGAGGACTAGGAGCGACGGTGTTAACTGGTGTAGGTCGGTTCCTAGCAACTCCGTCCGCTTTGCACCGTCCCTTTAAACAGAGCCGTTCagtctctttctctctctagaaatgGGGATCGCTTCTCTGTTCATCTTGATTCAAAGCCCTAACGGGTGGTAATCTTCTAGTatctcttttaattgtttttatctctttttttttttttggtactcttttttttgttttgctttttagGCTTATTTTGtgctgtttggttgctgagaaatctTGGGAAAAGGAGGGAATCTTCTTGGGTTTTCTGGGATTTTTGGggcttcttttcttttctataacTCCTCGGCAACCAAGCGGATGGTGGTAAATTTGATCGTTTGAATCTGTGCTTCTTTCCTAGGTTTGGACAATTTTTTTGGGGATTCTAGGGTTTGTGGACTTTGTGGGTGGCTTTGGCTTATCCATCGTTTGGTTGATGAGgtaggaaaaggaaaggaaggtTTTGAATCTTGGGTTTTGTTTACGTTTGGGTTATTTCATTGTTTGGGTTAcaaggaaatttttatttttgttattaatcgCACTCAGCTTGGCTGTTTACTCCggataaattcaaaaattttgttttcagtCCTTTTCCTCAGTGGTCTCATCAACCAAAAAGAGGGCTTTAGGATTTTCCAGGACTTGGTATATCTGTGTTTGTGTGTGGTTCAGTTTGATTAGggaagtttaattttttttcaccatgTTGACGTGATCCCCTTGGTGCTTTCAGGACGGTGTTGCCATATGGATGTTAGTTTCAGTTTTGGGTATTCTTTCAATTGATTGATGGGTCATTGCAATTTCTTCCTCTTCGTGGTTGGATGTCTGCGGGTTTAATCTATGAAGGTGTTTCTCTGGTACTTGTTTTGCTTTGCTGATTGATAGATGAATCTGCAATTTTCGGGTTTTGTATCATGAAAGGTGAGTGAGGTGCCTTTGTCGGTGTTGGTGGAATTTGAACTTCCACTCTACAGAGACGAGGAAaggaaaaactccaaaaaattggaagaaaaaatggGAGAAGCTCTGCTCACAACCCTGTCCATGGAGAATCACCCATGCACACTGTTATCCATGGATTCAGGTGCCTTTGCTCATGATGACTTGGAGAGAGAGATGAATCGGCAGGTCATCCTTTCAGGGCCACCAGATATTAATCTTCCATTGTCGGCTGAGCCTAGCCCACCTCCTCAATTGTGGAATGATTCTTGTGACATCTTGGATGTCGGTCTTGGCCCTCAAGTTTATGAGACTGAGGCAATCACCAATCTGCCAAAAGTTGGAAGGAAATGCTCCAAACGGCTCGATAGTATTTGGGGTGCCTGGTTTTTCTTCAGTTTCTACTTCAAGCCTGTCTTTAATGAGAAATCAAAGTCTAAGATCACCAGGGACTGTAATGGGATTTCTGGTTATGATAAATCGGACTTGGAGCATGAAGTTTTCTTGGTTCAGCATGATATGGAGAACATGTATATGTGGGTTTTCAAGGAAAGGCCTGAAAATGCACTGGGTAAAATGCAGCTGAGGAGTTATATGAATGGGCACTCTCGCCTGGGGGAGCGCCCATTTCCCTTTAGTGTGGACAAAGGCTTTGTACGATCTCACAGGATGCAGAGGAAGCACTACCGGGGTCTCTCTAACCCCCAGTGTATTCATGGGATTGAAGTTGTCCGCTCACCCAATCTCATGGGTCTTGATGAGGAAGACCGGAAGAGGTGGAAGGAGCTTACAGGCCGAGATATAAACTTCTCGATCCCTCTAGAAGCAAGTGATTTTAGTTCGTGGAGGAACCTTCCAAACACAGAGTTCGAGCTTGAGCGTGCCCCTCCTCTGTTGAAGAATCATACAAATCCACACCCAAGAAAATTGCTTAATGGTACTAGTTTGAATTTGTCAACACAGCCATCAAACCATGTCAATGGTGATGTGTTGGACCTTTCACCAGTCTGTAATAAAAGGAGGAAGGATTTCTTCCCGcatggaaatgatgatgattgCTGTTTACCTAATAATGCTATGGAAATCCACCCAATTGAACCACACTGGTCAAAGGAGTTTAGTGGGGTTATGAGGAATGTATATGGGCCAGTTACAGCTGCAAAAACTATATATGAGGATGATGAAGGGTTCTTGATTATCATCAGTTTGCCTTTCGCAGATCTTGAGAGGGTGAAAGTTACTTGGAGGAACACTCCTTCACATGGGATCGTAAAGATATCTTGTGTAAGTACAGTTTGCATGCCATTCATTAAGAGACATAATAGGACATTCAAGCTAACAGACCCAACACCAGAGCACTGCCCTCCTGGGGACTTCATTAGGGAAATCCCCCTTCCAACCCGCATTCCAGAGGACGCCAAACTAGAAGCATATCGTGATGAAACAGGAACTATGCTTGAGATTGTCGTGCCCAAACAACGAGTAGGACCAGAAGAGCATGAGGTCCGGGTATGCCTTCGTCCTCTCCTTGGAGTGAAAGAGCATATGTTGACATGAAAGAGGCATTAGTCTGAAAGGTGTAAGGGTGGTTACAGTGGTTGGTGCTTCATTATTTACTGACCTTATTCCATAAATGAAATCTGCAGTTTACTGattatatttgtgtttttttttttcttcttattttacttCTATACTTTTCCCTTTGTGATGCAATTTTCCCCCCTCTTTCATAGACTAGTAGATCATATTTGATCACTCGAGAAGTGATCAAAAGTATGTAGATCATCATAGACCTACCAACCTATGTATCCTTTCTAACTTCTGTATGTGCTGATTACCTTGGTGCTTGTTCCAATGCATCTGGTTTCCTTGAATAGTTTCTAAATTATGAAGTTAGGTCTAGATTTACTATCATTGTCTATGTTTGAACCGTTCTTCtgttttgatatttgattattagTATCATTCTTTGGTTCTCTGGGCTTAGGAGACATCTGTTGTTTGATTTCCTTTAATAAATCGTGCAGCAGTAATGATACGGATTGACTGCTAATGATAATACCAGTATAATTGTGGATAAATGTCATTTgggaattcaaaatttatttgttgGGCATCTGTTGCTAGACTTGTTTAGCTAGATGgattatatttcatatttgatcaTAGTATTCCACATCACTGCCTTGGTGCTCTACATCCCTGCCCTGTCATGTGTCCCTGGAAAGCAAAATGCATTCATGCCATCAAGTATAGCAATAGACAAGCTGACCCTGTTAATTTGTTACATTTGTGGGTTTCATTTTGGAGTAGGGTTTATAATTCTGGAGTGGGAGTGGAAATTGGATGCTGTTGTAAGCTACGAGGAAAATGGATGATTGTGTTTTGGTTTATGTTTGCAGTTAACACAACAATGAACAGAGCCTGGTATGAAAATTATTCTGTCCATATTCATTCTCTTAGGGTTGGTACTAATCATCAATGTAGCCACTTGGGCTATTGAGAGAAAAGAGACGCGTGGAGAGGGATGAGGAGGGCAATGAAATTGCTTGTCAAGGTTGGGTGTTGGGGATGAAACAGTTTACTGCAGCAATAGCAGAGAAAGCTAACAGTGAAGAGAATGGTGAATTTTAAACCTCGGTGATGGGAATTCCAGATTGTACTGAATGGCAGACGACCCTAATTTTCACCAACCTCTTTTCCCCCTTCCTGATGCTGATATGAAGTTGGAGGATTGCCATGCTTTCAAAGTTTCAATCACATCTCTTTTGACCAATTCAAGCTTTTATCATTTAAAGCTACAACACCTAATCCCCACACCTCACCATGCTTGATGGAACTGAACCTAACAAATTCTTTTACCTTAATGGGGcctcaacttttattttttaatggtgGAGTGATTGAGCCCAGGATTGCTGTACTGGTATATCGTTTGGGCTTATCCTTTATTGTTAAGTCTGTTTAAACACCAAGCTGACATTCTTGACTCAAGTACTTGATAGTCATGCCTCCGTTGGTTTTCAATGCTTCTTTTCGCTACTGTCATTTTCTGTTATGTCCTATTCCTGGATTCTTTACAATGACCTCACCTATCAAAGAACATGTACTTTCGTGACGTTTTGGGTTCACTGACCAGGGTTTTTCTTTTCCGTCaatgttttattatttcaattagaTTTTGTCACAAAAAATTCTGTGCTGATAGTTGGTAACTTGGTGCCCACTTTCAGTCTCCTGGTCCAATCGTGCCATATTTTCACATGGCATGCAATACTGCCCTTCTCCAACATGCTGCTTTACTAACCAAAACATGGAATGCAGTCCTCAGACTCAGACCCGACTCCACTCTGGAATTTCAACCATGTGTTGGGACAAGAACTACGACCTACTTTGTGCTTTCAATCATCGAATACCGAGTAACAACTGTATGCCAATATATGAAACATGACCAAGCCTCAAAACAAAAACCATGCAAACAATCAAGTGCATGTCATGGACGATTCAAGAATATTAGGCACAATTGGCATTCGTAGCAGCAATCTGTAAAGCTTGGTGTGCTATAGTTTCAGCGCAAAACATTGAATCATATGGTATTGTAAACTGCATAT
This DNA window, taken from Vitis riparia cultivar Riparia Gloire de Montpellier isolate 1030 chromosome 13, EGFV_Vit.rip_1.0, whole genome shotgun sequence, encodes the following:
- the LOC117928186 gene encoding uncharacterized protein LOC117928186; the protein is MGEALLTTLSMENHPCTLLSMDSGAFAHDDLEREMNRQVILSGPPDINLPLSAEPSPPPQLWNDSCDILDVGLGPQVYETEAITNLPKVGRKCSKRLDSIWGAWFFFSFYFKPVFNEKSKSKITRDCNGISGYDKSDLEHEVFLVQHDMENMYMWVFKERPENALGKMQLRSYMNGHSRLGERPFPFSVDKGFVRSHRMQRKHYRGLSNPQCIHGIEVVRSPNLMGLDEEDRKRWKELTGRDINFSIPLEASDFSSWRNLPNTEFELERAPPLLKNHTNPHPRKLLNGTSLNLSTQPSNHVNGDVLDLSPVCNKRRKDFFPHGNDDDCCLPNNAMEIHPIEPHWSKEFSGVMRNVYGPVTAAKTIYEDDEGFLIIISLPFADLERVKVTWRNTPSHGIVKISCVSTVCMPFIKRHNRTFKLTDPTPEHCPPGDFIREIPLPTRIPEDAKLEAYRDETGTMLEIVVPKQRVGPEEHEVRVCLRPLLGVKEHMLT